From one Dama dama isolate Ldn47 chromosome 4, ASM3311817v1, whole genome shotgun sequence genomic stretch:
- the LOC133054804 gene encoding zinc finger protein 665-like, with the protein MKVIGTVELRQEISVLKIGMDQAFKMNCRYFNLKGKHLCIQAVRSINSTTSDLRLQRTPSFCTSISNMCESAVMHPSVLAQDQEAQRGKPYKCTECAMTFVQDSELTGHQGIHRGEKPYKCDVCGKAFSQNARLIVHRRIHTEDKPYKYYEYSKALSAHSAFTDHQAVHTGEKPYKCNLCGKAFSHRSYFTVHWGIHTGHKPYMCNECGKAFSAHSDLTKHQAVHTGEKPYKCHVCGKAFIKNTRLTVHRRIHTGEKPYKCDICGKAFSQNGTLIVHRRIHTGEKPYKCDICGRCFTRNAHLGIHRKIHTGEKPYKCDACGKAFSAHSDLSKYQAIHKGEKPYICNLCGKAFSFRYYFTLHWRIHTGEKPYQCDVCGQCFSRNSYLRSHWRIHTGEKPYKCNECGKAFSQSAGVKTHQRSHTLEKPYKCDECHYQRNASQNHNEVPLHASQNGCYPKVYKQ; encoded by the coding sequence ATGAAAGTGATCGGCACAGTAGAATTGCGGCAGGAAATAAGCGTGTTGAAAATAGGCATGGATCAAGCTTTCAAGATGAACTGCAGATACTTCAACCTGAAGGGAAAACATTTGTGTATTCAAGCTGTGAGGAGTATCAACAGTACCACCTCAGATTTACGACTTCAGAGAACTCCTAGTTTCTGCACCAGCATTTCTAATATGTGTGAGAGTGCTGTTATGCACCCTTCAGTACTGGCACAAgaccaggaagcacagaggggaAAACCTTACAAATGTACTGAGTGTGCCATGACCTTTGTTCAGGACTCGGAACTCACTGGACATCAAGGGATCCATagaggagagaaaccatataaatgtgatgtatgtggaaAGGCCTTTAGTCAAAATGCAAGACTTATAgttcatcggagaattcatactgaaGATAAACCATATAAATATTATGAATATAGCAAAGCTCTTAGTGCACATTCAGCCTTTACTGACCATCAAGCAgttcatacaggagagaaaccatataaatgtaatTTATGTGGCAAAGCCTTCAGTCACAGGTCTTATTTTACAGTTCACTGGGGAATTCATACTGGACACAAACCTTACATGTGTAATGAGTGTGGCAAAGCTTTTAGTGCACATTCAGACTTAACTAAACATCAAGCTgttcatacaggagagaaaccatataaatgtcatGTATGTGGAAAAGCCTTTATTAAAAACACAAGACTTACAGTTCAtaggagaattcatactggagagaaaccatataaatgtgatatatgtggaAAAGCCTTTAGTCAAAACGGAACACTTATAGTTCAtaggagaattcatactggagagaaaccatataaatgtgatatatgtggcCGGTGCTTTACTCGAAATGCACACCTTGGGATTCATCGtaaaattcatactggagagaaaccatataaatgtgatgcaTGCGGAAAAGCTTTTAGTGCTCATTCAGACTTAAGTAAATATCAAGCAATTCATaaaggagagaaaccatatatatgtaatttatgtGGCAAAGCCTTCAGTTTCAGGTATTATTTTACACTCcattggagaattcatactggagagaaaccatatcaGTGTGATGTATGTGGCCAGTGCTTTAGTCGAAATTCATACCTTAGGAGtcattggagaattcatactggagagaaaccttacaaatgtaatgAGTGTGGCAAAGCCTTCAGTCAGAGTGCAGGCGTTAAAACTCATCAGAGAAGTCATACTTTAGAGAAACCGTATAAATGTGATGAgtgtcattatcagagaaatgcaagtcaaaaccacaatgaggtaccattacatgccagtcagaatggctgctatccaaaagtctacaagcaataa